In a genomic window of Candidatus Eremiobacterota bacterium:
- a CDS encoding tetratricopeptide repeat protein, whose product MDSMKGVISITRRQRFRSLVIALMVLVSAACAGCAGKGSARDAQASFSEGEALFKQGDYDRAIACFSKAIERDPQYGDAYHFRSVAWYVKGDYDRAIDDSTKVIGLNPQNAEAYCNRGNAYDRKGDYDRAIDDYNKALQINPFYAPACGNRGNVLMKKGDCDGAIADLDSAITLNPKYMEAYYNRGLAHENKGSHDNAIADFSRAIELNPRFAEAYYNRGIAFEKKGASDKAIADYSKSIEINPRHMESYHNRGNTYAKKGDQAKAIADFDRSIEINPRQAKGYFNRGLAFFKKGERDKAVADYSKAIELDPAYVNAFKNRAAAYFVLHQYDKCWDDVHKVEGLGSSMDKEFMGGLKKASGREK is encoded by the coding sequence ATGGACTCCATGAAGGGGGTGATTTCCATCACAAGACGGCAGAGGTTCCGGTCCCTGGTGATAGCGCTGATGGTGCTGGTGAGCGCCGCCTGCGCAGGGTGCGCGGGAAAGGGCAGCGCCCGCGATGCCCAGGCCTCTTTCAGCGAAGGAGAAGCCCTTTTCAAGCAGGGTGACTACGACAGGGCCATTGCCTGCTTCTCAAAGGCCATAGAGAGAGATCCTCAGTATGGGGACGCATACCACTTCAGATCGGTCGCCTGGTACGTGAAAGGCGATTATGACAGGGCCATCGACGATTCCACCAAGGTCATAGGCCTCAATCCTCAGAACGCTGAGGCATACTGTAACAGGGGAAACGCCTATGACAGGAAAGGAGACTATGACAGGGCCATCGACGATTATAATAAAGCGCTGCAGATCAATCCATTTTATGCGCCGGCCTGCGGCAACAGGGGGAACGTGCTGATGAAGAAAGGCGACTGTGACGGGGCCATCGCCGACCTGGACAGCGCCATAACTCTCAATCCGAAGTACATGGAGGCATACTACAACAGGGGACTTGCCCACGAAAACAAAGGGAGCCATGACAATGCCATCGCGGATTTCAGCAGGGCCATAGAGCTCAATCCCCGGTTTGCAGAGGCATACTACAACAGGGGCATCGCCTTTGAAAAGAAAGGCGCCAGTGACAAAGCCATTGCCGATTACAGCAAATCAATAGAAATCAATCCCCGCCACATGGAATCATACCACAACAGGGGAAACACCTATGCAAAGAAGGGTGACCAGGCGAAAGCCATCGCCGATTTTGACAGGTCAATAGAAATCAATCCCCGCCAGGCGAAAGGGTATTTCAACAGGGGGCTTGCCTTTTTCAAGAAAGGAGAGCGCGACAAAGCCGTTGCCGACTACAGCAAGGCCATAGAGCTTGATCCCGCTTATGTAAACGCCTTCAAGAACAGGGCAGCGGCTTACTTTGTCTTGCATCAATACGATAAATGCTGGGACGACGTGCACAAGGTGGAGGGCCTGGGAAGCTCCATGGATAAGGAGTTCATGGGGGGCCTGAAAAAAGCCTCGGGGAGGGAGAAGTAG
- a CDS encoding beta-1,3-glucanase family protein: MRNQSHRMATLLLSAGLILLFTLAGCGGSTSGDSVNYWGGAETGFKVSGIMTSSATQAPLEGINCTLEATSGTTASRYTTVTDAQGAYSFSGVPAGDYRLTTSKEGYYTDNTYFTVAADTVLNWSTMKTDEWTAVMGADHPYDSTMAYVSSLVYPVGGSRNSAGSGTAAVISRGAGTSGVSVDIFQSGKGRGTGYTARGYISAAGQVDWSATVTSEAGEALFYKASPTDTYTMTASKAGQSFDTVSGITPAKGEFTNYVMYTRDSAGVKINIVNNSGYEDKSVFMTVTGHGYDAVTGQGCYFYYDNDAAAMKPFTSSVAESTYAIPLSSLTNAADETSGYTFNLPTTNTQSSRTYFSVSKAIKFVTSSDGSSLGHPNPSSSTDQNKTTLYDWIETSCDNGMFWPNTTCVDFYNMGLLAELYRTEPDPYGGNKDYWAAGFDSPRTDVIAALQAMPSAFTEGVMSEGSTVYRVLSPKELSSSPSNKAYSYMDDTIKSGWSYYAGSTNPLTIVYGGYTFEKQSSSTAANLVFKCSSPDKTYNIALPKSFEVFQCASGPLKNGTGDQAEDKLHAIVSAALNRGIFTSYSTWGTTTSYYTKNDGNNGYYNSYSDVLHKYAKDKKCYGFPYDDIYDQSSSLPGMEYSKVKKFRITLPKMK; this comes from the coding sequence ATGCGCAACCAGTCACACAGAATGGCAACACTGCTCCTGTCTGCAGGGCTCATCCTGCTCTTCACCCTGGCGGGCTGCGGCGGCTCGACCTCCGGAGACTCAGTGAATTACTGGGGAGGCGCTGAAACGGGATTCAAAGTGAGCGGCATCATGACCAGTTCTGCCACGCAGGCGCCACTCGAGGGGATCAACTGCACCCTCGAGGCGACTTCAGGCACGACAGCATCTCGGTATACCACGGTGACCGATGCCCAGGGCGCCTATTCTTTCAGCGGCGTCCCCGCGGGAGACTACCGGCTCACCACGTCAAAAGAGGGGTATTACACCGATAACACGTACTTCACCGTGGCAGCGGACACGGTCCTGAACTGGAGCACCATGAAAACGGACGAATGGACCGCCGTGATGGGAGCTGACCATCCCTATGATTCCACGATGGCCTATGTGAGCTCCCTGGTATATCCCGTGGGCGGCTCCAGGAATTCTGCGGGGAGCGGCACTGCGGCGGTGATCTCCAGGGGCGCCGGGACCTCAGGCGTGTCAGTCGATATCTTCCAGAGCGGCAAAGGAAGAGGAACAGGCTACACCGCGCGCGGTTACATCAGTGCGGCCGGGCAGGTTGACTGGAGCGCCACCGTGACGTCAGAAGCGGGAGAAGCCCTTTTCTACAAGGCATCACCCACCGACACCTACACCATGACGGCCTCAAAAGCGGGGCAGAGCTTCGATACCGTGAGCGGCATCACCCCCGCAAAGGGCGAGTTCACCAACTACGTGATGTACACCAGGGACTCTGCAGGGGTGAAAATCAACATTGTCAACAATTCAGGCTATGAGGACAAGAGCGTCTTCATGACAGTCACCGGCCATGGCTATGATGCAGTCACCGGCCAGGGCTGCTACTTCTATTACGACAATGATGCCGCCGCCATGAAGCCATTTACCTCGTCGGTCGCGGAATCGACGTACGCGATACCCTTGAGCTCGCTCACCAATGCCGCCGACGAGACGTCGGGGTACACCTTCAATCTGCCCACCACGAACACGCAGTCCTCGAGGACCTATTTCTCCGTGAGCAAGGCTATCAAGTTCGTCACGTCGAGCGACGGCTCAAGCCTTGGCCATCCCAACCCCAGCAGCTCCACCGATCAGAATAAGACTACCCTCTATGACTGGATCGAGACGAGCTGCGACAACGGCATGTTCTGGCCCAACACGACGTGCGTCGATTTCTACAACATGGGCCTTCTCGCGGAGCTCTACCGCACCGAGCCTGACCCTTACGGCGGCAACAAGGACTACTGGGCCGCCGGCTTTGACAGCCCCAGGACCGATGTCATCGCGGCGCTCCAGGCCATGCCCTCAGCCTTTACCGAGGGCGTCATGAGCGAAGGATCCACGGTCTACCGGGTCCTGTCGCCCAAAGAGCTCTCTTCCTCCCCGAGCAACAAGGCATACAGCTATATGGATGATACCATAAAGAGCGGCTGGAGCTACTACGCAGGCAGCACCAATCCTCTCACCATCGTGTACGGCGGCTACACCTTCGAGAAACAGAGCAGCTCGACGGCCGCCAATCTCGTGTTCAAATGCTCCAGCCCCGATAAGACCTACAACATCGCCCTGCCCAAGAGTTTCGAGGTATTCCAGTGCGCGAGCGGTCCCCTGAAAAACGGCACCGGCGATCAAGCCGAGGACAAGCTCCACGCAATAGTCTCCGCCGCCCTGAACCGCGGGATCTTCACCTCGTATTCCACATGGGGCACGACCACAAGCTACTATACGAAGAACGACGGCAACAACGGCTATTACAACAGTTACTCCGATGTGCTCCACAAGTATGCCAAGGACAAAAAGTGCTACGGCTTCCCCTACGACGATATTTATGATCAGAGCTCCTCGCTTCCCGGCATGGAATACAGCAAGGTGAAAAAATTCCGGATCACCCTGCCCAAGATGAAGTAA
- a CDS encoding PP2C family protein-serine/threonine phosphatase: MPKNFAPLLDGHGFDLHALVRPAREVGGDFYTFFFVDDESFLFAIGDVAGKGVPAALLMSRTVTLIRTLALERLATDEILRKANEELCIDNDSCMFVTVFCALFNTRTGSMTYTNGGHNPPAVIPKEGAPGLLDGARCTCLGLEQDALFEKSCMILQPDESVCLYTDGVTEALNSAGELFSTKRLLELLEKQRSLPAKEMAGKVFSEVEAHACGAEQSDDITVLILQKRWTDSLTVPPGP; the protein is encoded by the coding sequence ATGCCGAAAAACTTTGCCCCCCTCCTCGACGGCCACGGCTTCGATCTCCATGCCCTTGTGAGGCCTGCCAGGGAAGTGGGAGGGGACTTTTACACCTTTTTCTTTGTCGATGATGAGTCCTTCCTCTTTGCCATAGGCGATGTCGCGGGGAAAGGAGTTCCCGCGGCCCTTCTCATGAGCAGGACGGTGACCCTCATCAGGACGCTGGCTCTTGAGAGGCTCGCCACGGACGAGATTTTAAGAAAAGCCAACGAAGAGCTCTGCATCGACAACGACTCCTGCATGTTTGTCACGGTGTTCTGCGCCCTGTTCAACACAAGGACCGGCAGCATGACCTACACCAACGGGGGGCACAACCCGCCGGCAGTTATCCCGAAGGAGGGTGCCCCGGGTCTTCTTGACGGCGCGCGCTGCACCTGCCTGGGACTGGAGCAGGATGCCCTGTTCGAGAAGTCCTGCATGATACTGCAGCCCGATGAATCTGTCTGCCTTTATACCGACGGCGTCACCGAGGCTCTGAACAGTGCCGGTGAGCTGTTCTCTACGAAGAGGCTCCTTGAGCTCCTGGAAAAGCAGAGGAGCCTCCCTGCAAAGGAAATGGCCGGGAAGGTCTTCTCGGAAGTTGAAGCCCATGCCTGCGGGGCCGAGCAGTCCGACGACATCACGGTCCTGATTCTCCAGAAGAGATGGACAGACTCCCTTACTGTCCCCCCAGGGCCCTGA
- a CDS encoding ankyrin repeat domain-containing protein: MASPDIPVGTVLNQKYKVLRFLGEGGMNRVYLVADPGGRTFAMKVTRAPSETGSSQGETTEQFYREVEILTRFPHECLPALEDYFTLGGGLYLVEEHIDGVSLEEYAATSLFGEDEAIALALTLCDVLTFLHRRGIIYRDLKPANIVVTADRRLKLIDFDIARFYRHGKTADTVALGTPGYAAPETYGKAQSSAPSDIYSLGATLHHLVTGINPQDRPFHFSPPAGVRADLTPAFSAVIEKALSMNPRDRFPSAASMKKALMRLRPGGGRGAPLFEELLSRVASGASRLGKWGSKACVKFFSPSWMGIELLKAVQDGDLAKAKRLIDEGYPVNEEGNSATRPLQEAVKRGDRPMVELLLNKGTRLDLRGAGGMTPRDQAFFSGNLELERLLKKRGGPLHVYDPSGMMKTHKAAAEGDRGALLRLVGVFREDLLRQDEQGRLPLHYAVMNGHRDLVSLLMGAELCWEKLGVRDRNGQTPLHMIRDLPMARALHLASGSSSPGLNLRPDALNIADREGRTPLSNAVERGDVKLAEFFLDLGARVNDLTREKESLLHLAVRQGSLEMAELLMKKGVKLNHRDKKALTALMMAIETGRWKIAELLLERRAGVNIEDGTGKTPLMASAECGNALFAEKLIHKGADVGRCDHSGMTALHYAAAAGSTLLVKRLLVLGADAGAADHFGRTPLMVAHGSVAPLFGGE, translated from the coding sequence ATGGCTTCACCGGACATTCCCGTCGGCACCGTCCTGAATCAGAAGTACAAGGTCCTCAGGTTCCTCGGCGAGGGGGGCATGAACAGGGTGTACCTCGTGGCGGACCCCGGGGGGAGGACCTTCGCGATGAAGGTGACAAGAGCCCCCTCCGAGACAGGCTCATCGCAGGGCGAGACGACGGAACAGTTTTACCGGGAGGTGGAGATCCTCACCAGGTTCCCCCATGAGTGCCTCCCTGCCCTTGAAGATTACTTCACCCTGGGCGGCGGGCTTTATCTCGTGGAGGAGCACATTGACGGAGTCTCCCTTGAAGAGTATGCCGCCACGTCCCTCTTCGGCGAGGACGAGGCCATCGCGCTTGCCCTCACGCTCTGCGACGTCCTCACGTTTCTTCACCGCCGCGGTATCATCTACCGCGATCTGAAGCCCGCCAACATCGTGGTCACCGCGGACCGCCGCCTCAAGCTCATCGACTTCGACATCGCCCGCTTCTACCGCCATGGAAAGACCGCTGACACCGTGGCCCTCGGGACCCCCGGCTACGCCGCGCCGGAGACCTACGGAAAGGCCCAGAGCAGCGCCCCGTCGGACATATACTCCCTGGGGGCCACGCTCCACCACCTTGTCACCGGCATCAACCCCCAGGACAGGCCCTTTCACTTCAGTCCGCCCGCCGGGGTGCGCGCAGATCTCACGCCGGCCTTCTCAGCCGTCATTGAGAAAGCCCTCAGCATGAACCCCCGGGACCGCTTCCCTTCGGCAGCCTCGATGAAGAAGGCGCTCATGAGGCTCCGCCCCGGGGGAGGCCGGGGAGCCCCTCTCTTTGAAGAGCTTCTCTCCCGGGTGGCCTCAGGGGCGTCACGCCTCGGAAAATGGGGCTCCAAAGCCTGTGTGAAATTTTTCTCTCCCTCTTGGATGGGCATTGAACTCCTCAAGGCCGTGCAGGATGGCGACCTCGCCAAGGCGAAGCGGCTCATCGACGAGGGGTACCCCGTGAACGAGGAAGGCAACAGCGCGACACGGCCTCTCCAAGAGGCCGTCAAGAGGGGAGACAGGCCCATGGTGGAGCTTCTCCTCAACAAGGGGACGCGTCTCGACCTCAGGGGAGCAGGGGGAATGACGCCGAGGGACCAGGCCTTCTTTTCCGGGAACCTCGAGCTCGAGAGGCTCCTGAAAAAGAGGGGGGGGCCTCTCCATGTCTATGATCCCTCGGGCATGATGAAAACGCACAAGGCGGCGGCGGAGGGAGACCGCGGGGCGCTCCTCAGGCTGGTCGGAGTGTTTAGGGAAGACCTTCTGAGGCAGGACGAACAGGGGCGGCTCCCCCTCCACTACGCGGTGATGAACGGTCATCGGGACCTGGTGAGTCTCCTCATGGGAGCGGAATTATGCTGGGAGAAACTGGGGGTAAGGGACCGCAACGGGCAGACCCCCCTTCACATGATCCGGGATCTCCCGATGGCCCGGGCCCTCCACTTGGCCTCTGGAAGCTCTTCCCCGGGACTGAACTTAAGGCCGGATGCCCTCAACATCGCGGACCGGGAGGGGAGGACCCCGCTCTCCAATGCCGTGGAGAGGGGCGACGTGAAGCTTGCGGAATTCTTTCTGGACCTGGGCGCCCGGGTCAACGACCTCACCAGGGAGAAAGAGAGCCTCCTTCACCTCGCCGTGAGGCAGGGCTCCCTGGAGATGGCTGAGCTCCTGATGAAGAAGGGCGTAAAGCTCAACCACAGAGACAAAAAGGCCCTCACGGCACTCATGATGGCTATCGAGACGGGCCGGTGGAAGATCGCTGAGCTTCTGCTGGAGAGGCGGGCAGGCGTGAACATTGAGGACGGCACGGGGAAGACTCCGCTGATGGCCTCCGCGGAGTGCGGCAACGCGCTCTTCGCCGAAAAGCTGATACACAAGGGAGCCGACGTGGGCCGCTGCGACCACTCGGGCATGACGGCCCTTCACTACGCGGCGGCAGCAGGCTCCACCCTGCTGGTGAAGCGCCTCCTGGTCCTGGGCGCCGACGCCGGCGCAGCCGATCACTTCGGGAGAACGCCCCTCATGGTCGCCCACGGGAGCGTGGCGCCGCTCTTTGGCGGGGAATGA
- a CDS encoding transporter — protein sequence MSSTWIRTAALAVLAALLLCGAALGQTGEWNPVSTGPFNAWPAPLCAKGTLVVQPFLYFHTVQGIFDSDGQFLDLPEGGSKQLSIQQLFLQYGLTDRDELAALINYQQSCRSIEGGGSASSSGLADTALVYRRHFLREGRFLPEGSLFFQLKLPTGKYEGLNPGALGTDYMGTGSFDPSIGLNLTKKAKPFLLHADVIANFPLPCRIDGFETRYAPSLNYDFAAECFITEHSSILLELNGFTQGDMTVNGHALPWTGSQSLNLVAGVGAAGESIAVFIGRQRTLSGRNTDAVESWLCSFMLHF from the coding sequence TTGTCGAGCACATGGATAAGAACCGCGGCTCTTGCGGTCCTGGCGGCGCTCCTCCTCTGCGGAGCCGCTCTCGGCCAGACCGGGGAATGGAATCCCGTCTCCACCGGGCCCTTCAACGCCTGGCCCGCTCCCCTCTGCGCGAAAGGCACTCTGGTGGTGCAGCCCTTCCTTTACTTTCACACGGTCCAGGGCATCTTCGACTCCGACGGCCAGTTCCTGGACCTGCCGGAGGGCGGATCGAAGCAGCTCTCCATCCAGCAGCTCTTCCTGCAATATGGCCTCACCGACCGTGATGAACTGGCCGCCCTGATCAACTATCAGCAGAGCTGCCGCAGCATTGAAGGGGGGGGAAGCGCTTCGTCCTCCGGACTCGCAGACACCGCCCTGGTCTACCGCCGCCATTTCTTGCGTGAGGGCCGGTTCCTCCCGGAGGGCAGCCTCTTCTTCCAGCTGAAGCTGCCCACGGGAAAGTATGAGGGCCTGAACCCCGGCGCCTTAGGGACAGATTATATGGGGACCGGATCCTTCGATCCGAGCATCGGGCTCAACCTGACGAAGAAGGCGAAGCCCTTCCTGCTTCACGCCGATGTCATCGCCAATTTCCCTCTCCCATGCCGGATTGATGGCTTCGAAACGCGGTACGCTCCCTCCCTGAACTACGATTTCGCAGCCGAGTGCTTCATCACGGAACACTCGAGCATTCTGCTGGAGCTGAACGGCTTCACTCAGGGCGACATGACGGTGAACGGGCACGCGCTCCCCTGGACGGGCAGCCAGTCGCTGAATCTGGTAGCGGGTGTCGGGGCGGCAGGCGAGAGCATTGCCGTCTTCATAGGGCGCCAGAGGACTCTCTCAGGGAGAAACACCGACGCGGTCGAATCCTGGCTCTGCAGCTTCATGCTCCATTTCTGA
- a CDS encoding S46 family peptidase, whose product MKNLVLSLLIAAVLVTAVQPFATSAEEGMWTFDSLPRGALKKAYGFEPSGEWTDHARLSSVRFKGGSGSFISATGLVLTNHHVVRADIQKISTPEHDYVKNGFHAPTPDRELPCPDVELRVLAGLEEVTDRLVKASRGLGPEEAQAARKKEIAAMEHEHFQKTGCKGEVVALYHGGEYWLYSYRTYKDVRLVFSPENQVAHFGDRYDNFTYPRYALDFAIFRVYDQGRPAAVQHFFTVNAGGVTDGELIFTIGHPGTTSRQLTVSQVLFLKDAYYPVALAHLRRSLKVLEEYSRRGPEERRQAFAQKYSIENSLKRAEGEYAGITAAGTVPSFREGENALREALERKPELLKATGDPWGEVARITTRYRERFNALYYLFRENRLLSQALQLVLLAEEREKPDGERLAAYRTSRLDSLRDELLSQAPVYRDMEQAQLADYLAEVREHMGPDNPYVSALLSGKATAERAAELMAGTALDRAETRKALFEGGAAAVAESGDTLIALARRLAPLRREMMKWSEEQYSGPLERQHELIARARFALYGKTVYPDGTGTLRLAYGTVKGYPYNGTLAPPFTTFFGMYDRYFSFLGCGSEWSLPQPFLDRREALKLPAQLNFISTCDTTGGNSGSAVINRKGEIVGLNFDGNMEGLSGRYIYDFGTKRAIAVSMAAIVEVLRSVYGAGKLADELTGR is encoded by the coding sequence ATGAAAAACCTGGTGCTCTCTCTCCTCATCGCCGCTGTCCTTGTCACTGCAGTGCAGCCCTTTGCCACCTCCGCCGAGGAGGGCATGTGGACCTTCGACAGCCTCCCGCGGGGCGCCCTTAAAAAAGCTTACGGTTTTGAGCCGTCCGGGGAATGGACTGACCATGCCCGCCTCTCGAGCGTCAGGTTCAAGGGTGGATCAGGCTCCTTCATCAGCGCCACGGGCCTTGTCCTCACCAATCACCATGTGGTGCGGGCCGATATCCAGAAGATCTCCACCCCGGAGCATGACTATGTCAAAAACGGCTTCCATGCCCCCACACCCGACAGGGAGCTGCCATGCCCCGATGTGGAGCTCCGCGTGCTCGCCGGCCTTGAAGAGGTCACTGACCGGCTGGTAAAGGCCTCCCGGGGCCTCGGCCCGGAAGAGGCTCAGGCGGCAAGGAAAAAGGAGATCGCCGCGATGGAGCATGAGCACTTCCAGAAGACCGGCTGCAAGGGCGAGGTCGTGGCGCTCTACCATGGCGGCGAGTACTGGCTCTATTCGTACAGAACTTACAAGGACGTGCGCCTGGTCTTTTCGCCCGAAAACCAGGTGGCCCATTTCGGCGACCGATATGACAACTTCACCTATCCCCGCTATGCTCTTGATTTCGCCATATTCCGCGTCTATGACCAGGGAAGGCCCGCCGCGGTGCAACATTTCTTCACCGTCAACGCGGGCGGAGTCACTGACGGCGAGCTGATCTTCACCATAGGCCACCCCGGCACGACATCGCGGCAGCTCACCGTCTCGCAGGTCCTCTTCCTGAAGGATGCCTATTACCCCGTGGCGCTCGCGCACCTCCGGCGGTCTCTCAAGGTCCTCGAGGAGTACTCGCGGAGAGGGCCCGAGGAGCGCCGCCAGGCTTTTGCGCAGAAATATTCCATCGAGAACAGCCTCAAGAGGGCCGAAGGAGAGTACGCCGGCATCACTGCCGCCGGCACCGTCCCCTCTTTCCGGGAGGGGGAGAATGCCCTCAGGGAAGCGCTGGAGCGGAAGCCTGAGCTCCTGAAGGCGACGGGCGATCCATGGGGAGAGGTGGCGCGGATAACGACCAGGTACCGGGAGCGCTTCAATGCTCTCTATTACCTCTTCAGGGAGAACAGGCTCCTGTCCCAGGCGCTCCAGCTCGTGCTTCTCGCCGAGGAACGTGAAAAGCCTGACGGCGAAAGACTTGCGGCCTACAGGACCTCGAGGCTCGACAGCCTCAGGGACGAGCTGCTGTCTCAGGCGCCGGTGTACAGGGACATGGAGCAGGCGCAGCTCGCCGATTACCTGGCGGAAGTGAGGGAGCACATGGGGCCCGACAACCCCTACGTGAGCGCGCTCCTCTCCGGAAAGGCCACCGCGGAGCGGGCCGCAGAGCTCATGGCGGGAACGGCGCTTGACAGGGCCGAGACCAGGAAGGCCCTCTTTGAAGGCGGCGCCGCCGCCGTGGCGGAAAGCGGCGACACCCTCATCGCCCTTGCCCGGCGGCTTGCCCCCCTGCGCCGCGAAATGATGAAGTGGAGCGAGGAGCAGTACTCGGGGCCCCTGGAGCGCCAGCATGAGCTGATTGCCCGCGCGCGCTTCGCCCTCTACGGCAAGACCGTCTATCCCGACGGCACGGGCACGCTGAGGCTCGCGTACGGCACCGTGAAAGGCTATCCTTACAACGGCACCCTCGCTCCTCCCTTCACCACTTTCTTCGGCATGTACGACCGTTATTTCAGCTTCCTCGGCTGCGGCAGCGAATGGTCGCTCCCTCAGCCCTTCCTGGACCGCCGCGAGGCGCTGAAGCTCCCGGCGCAGCTCAATTTCATCAGCACCTGCGACACGACGGGCGGCAACTCGGGGTCGGCGGTGATAAACAGGAAAGGCGAGATCGTGGGCCTCAACTTCGACGGGAACATGGAAGGCCTGTCAGGGCGCTATATATACGATTTCGGGACAAAGCGCGCGATTGCCGTGAGCATGGCCGCCATCGTGGAAGTGCTGCGCTCCGTCTACGGGGCGGGAAAGCTCGCCGACGAGCTGACCGGCCGCTGA
- a CDS encoding serine/threonine-protein kinase — protein MRERVPAPDGAKDKDHNLLLVLPEGTLLKEIYHVQYFTRGGMSICYRGQRDEKKYLLKEVDAADTMRVLSLSQEKSMLERLSHPGIVAFVDFFQEEGHCYLVTEFIEGQSLDKLVTPLDKLGTATSAVFLNEKVALDWADQLYDIFEYLHRQTPPIIYKDLKPHNIIKDNAGRIHLVDFGIARVYKNFRTEDTLLMGSIITASPEHYGGKQTDERSDIFTIGATLHYLLTNASHQGSFTFEFEPVRAVNPAVSENTEEVIMKALAPDPEKRHQSIDAMRRSHRGSDKSPPPLYEVVKVKRGGRKEPDKEKKAESGSGRKKERRSLIALVAALIFAAVFLLMPLMKPIVDPAPGWVRESVPYEYLQRPSGNKPFFYCFKEQGSKKEKFCYFVRLEKREGNTLSSALAAVKNDIMKSLGKIEKEELMPGRDGKSSVYAFTVKVNRVTPNLAFGRRYDFRCMLYLSPKERIPYVCSWIVEHPESLKGDEKGITSFFDKARKNIDLYGDY, from the coding sequence ATGAGAGAGCGCGTACCTGCCCCTGATGGAGCAAAAGACAAGGATCATAATCTTCTGCTGGTCCTCCCTGAAGGTACCCTTCTGAAGGAGATTTACCATGTACAGTACTTTACCAGGGGAGGCATGAGCATATGCTACCGTGGGCAGAGGGATGAGAAGAAGTATTTGCTCAAAGAAGTGGATGCCGCCGATACCATGCGGGTGCTCTCCCTCTCCCAGGAAAAATCAATGCTTGAGCGCCTGAGCCATCCAGGGATTGTCGCCTTTGTGGATTTCTTCCAGGAAGAAGGGCACTGTTATCTTGTCACGGAATTCATCGAAGGGCAGAGCCTTGATAAGCTCGTGACCCCTCTCGACAAGCTCGGGACCGCCACCAGCGCGGTGTTCCTCAATGAAAAGGTGGCGCTGGACTGGGCGGATCAGCTCTATGATATCTTTGAATACCTCCACAGGCAGACCCCGCCCATCATCTACAAGGATCTCAAGCCTCACAATATAATCAAGGACAATGCGGGGCGAATCCACCTCGTTGACTTCGGGATAGCACGCGTCTACAAGAACTTCAGGACCGAGGATACCCTGCTGATGGGCTCCATAATTACCGCCTCTCCGGAGCATTATGGAGGGAAGCAGACCGATGAGCGCTCCGATATTTTCACCATAGGGGCAACCCTTCATTACCTTCTTACCAATGCATCGCATCAGGGCTCCTTCACTTTTGAGTTTGAGCCCGTGCGCGCGGTAAACCCCGCGGTCTCAGAAAATACGGAAGAGGTGATAATGAAAGCGCTGGCGCCGGACCCCGAAAAACGGCATCAGTCAATTGACGCAATGCGCCGGTCACACCGCGGCAGTGATAAATCCCCTCCACCCCTCTATGAAGTGGTAAAAGTAAAGCGGGGCGGCAGAAAAGAACCGGATAAGGAGAAGAAGGCGGAAAGTGGCTCGGGAAGAAAGAAGGAAAGAAGATCTCTCATCGCTCTCGTTGCCGCTCTCATTTTTGCAGCGGTATTCCTGCTGATGCCGCTTATGAAGCCCATTGTCGATCCTGCTCCGGGATGGGTGAGAGAGTCCGTTCCCTATGAGTATCTCCAGAGACCTTCAGGGAATAAGCCATTTTTTTATTGTTTCAAAGAACAAGGCTCAAAGAAAGAAAAGTTCTGTTATTTCGTCAGGCTGGAAAAGAGGGAGGGGAATACCTTATCGAGCGCGCTGGCTGCGGTGAAAAATGATATCATGAAAAGCCTGGGAAAAATTGAGAAAGAGGAGCTCATGCCCGGCAGAGACGGAAAGAGCTCTGTCTATGCATTCACTGTCAAGGTGAACAGGGTGACTCCCAATCTTGCCTTCGGCAGGAGGTACGATTTCAGGTGCATGCTCTACCTGAGCCCCAAAGAACGGATTCCTTATGTATGCTCCTGGATAGTCGAGCACCCGGAGAGCCTGAAAGGCGACGAAAAAGGGATCACGTCGTTTTTTGACAAGGCCCGGAAGAACATCGATCTATACGGAGACTATTAA
- a CDS encoding PKD domain-containing protein — MKNRLRASVMMTVILAAMLAATCAAFADYGFGPSTNSGHGFGQSDNGGQRAPSRDTVPGNGSGGSSGSQASPLTVSFHGSIDFVDGATGNWSASASGGKAPYRYQWNLEGAGTISSCQTAQRSFQTGGRGGRATLTVTVWDADGQRDSVSRLVVVKARNGQYPSSGQHGL; from the coding sequence ATGAAGAACAGATTGAGAGCCTCAGTGATGATGACGGTGATTCTCGCGGCGATGCTCGCAGCCACCTGCGCCGCTTTTGCCGACTATGGCTTCGGCCCCAGCACAAACAGCGGTCACGGCTTCGGCCAGAGCGACAATGGAGGCCAGAGGGCCCCATCCCGGGACACCGTGCCCGGCAACGGCTCCGGCGGCTCCTCCGGAAGCCAGGCTTCGCCTCTCACCGTCTCATTCCATGGAAGCATCGATTTCGTTGACGGCGCGACAGGGAACTGGAGCGCCTCTGCATCAGGCGGAAAGGCCCCTTACCGGTATCAATGGAATCTTGAGGGGGCAGGCACGATCAGCAGCTGCCAGACAGCGCAGCGCTCCTTTCAGACTGGAGGGCGCGGCGGGAGGGCCACCCTCACCGTGACCGTGTGGGATGCCGATGGACAGCGCGACAGCGTGAGCCGCCTGGTGGTCGTCAAGGCCAGGAATGGCCAGTACCCTTCCTCGGGCCAGCATGGGCTCTGA